From a single Pyxicephalus adspersus chromosome 11, UCB_Pads_2.0, whole genome shotgun sequence genomic region:
- the ZNF574 gene encoding zinc finger protein 574, with translation MSGDATMTESEETVLYIEHRYVCSECGVEFPNLEDAVVHQQSHNAAAPETQYQVLDLGSQENQYQCLECGQLLMTPGDLLAHQELHIRLLSPPKQESLKAKRPSRSEIHYECQECKALFNSQDLWLAHRHTHMEPQNVPQPKVLLQSEDHVVEDSVQLMCDTSTPGEVHLVTGQQHFHVPTSSSAAVSHTQVLVDLEHSYKKNEGVPEECAMEVLFYKCSECTQLFQTPGEFLEHQVTHFQGQENAQEASGQSDGTVQHLTSEQLVKETINSDSSGQVCDSGVLSAIPDGEQVSAPNDVVLSCASCKEIFQSSRELETHLLSHKPGPFSCPLCSKVFPTYPEVGEHLKSHEGDHHYLCMDCGLGFESEVVLVNHRRTHQTNPLYSCECGQTFVNMTKFLYHRRMHSSKVREPVQAEEKKLDCTLAAPTGGFVCSTCGKVFTLMSQLIRHQRFVHALERRHKCPTCSKTFKKRSHLHNHMLTHTGERPFSCNVCSKSFNAQANLLRHKLTHTGEKPHKCDMCGKAFSQSSTLQQHLVVHSQTYPYKCTECGVSFHRPYRLLMHQYHHTGEYPYKCQVCGLSFLLKRLLEVHELGHRGEEPFRCTDCGANYPSSQRLKDHRCTRTGGGPVGNLECPVCGKKVNSDARLNAHVSSQHTGTGCPGKSKQPLPPRNKTKVGPRNLDCPDCHKTFSTETSLQVHRRIHTGERPYPCQVCGKAFRQSTHLKDHVRLHTGEKPFKCDVCGKAFTIAVRLAEHKRIHTGERPHTCPECGRAYRSFSNLWKHRKLHREQAIMTQDHGAHATDLSSTVAIVETVETIPIIETVEIFPEGSAISVQDIQFETLQVENIHLGNIQIGTL, from the coding sequence ATGAGTGGTGATGCTACAATGACCGAGTCAGAAGAGACAGTCCTGTACATAGAGCACAGATATGTGTGCTCAGAGTGTGGGGTGGAGTTCCCTAACTTGGAGGATGCTGTTGTGCACCAACAAAGCCATAATGCTGCTGCCCCAGAAACCCAGTACCAAGTGTTGGATCTTGGCTCCCAGGAGAACCAGTATCAATGCCTGGAATGTGGGCAGCTGCTGATGACGCCTGGTGATTTACTTGCCCACCAAGAGCTGCACATTAGGTTGCTCAGTCCCCCAAAGCAAGAAAGCCTAAAAGCCAAGCGCCCATCTCGCAGTGAGATCCACTATGAATGCCAGGAATGCAAAGCCTTGTTTAATAGCCAGGATTTGTGGCTTGCCCATAGACACACTCATATGGAACCTCAAAATGTGCCACAGCCCAAGGTGCTGTTACAGTCTGAGGACCACGTTGTAGAGGACTCGGTGCAGCTCATGTGTGACACCTCTACACCTGGTGAAGTCCACCTTGTCACTGGTCAACAGCATTTTCATGTTCCAACCTCATCATCCGCTGCCGTTTCCCATACCCAAGTGTTAGTGGACCTGGAACACTCCTATAAAAAGAATGAGGGTGTACCTGAGGAGTGTGCAAtggaagttttgttttataagtGTTCTGAATGCACTCAGCTTTTCCAAACACCTGGGGAGTTTCTAGAGCACCAAGTCACCCATTTCCAAGGCCAGGAAAATGCCCAAGAAGCTAGCGGTCAGTCAGATGGGACAGTGCAGCATTTGACTAGTGAACAGCTAGTTAAAGAAACTATTAACTCAGACAGTTCTGGACAGGTATGCGACAGCGGAGTTCTCTCAGCTATTCCAGATGGAGAACAAGTGTCAGCTCCGAACGATGTTGTACTGTCTTGTGCTTCATGCAAAGAAATCTTTCAAAGCAGCAGGGAACTTGAAACTCATTTATTATCTCATAAGCCTGGCCCCTTCAGTTGTCCTCTATGCAGTAAAGTGTTTCCAACATACCCAGAGGTAGGGGAGCACCTTAAGTCACATGAAGGTGATCATCATTATCTCTGCATGGATTGCGGCTTGGGCTTTGAGAGTGAAGTTGTCCTGGTTAATCATCGTCGGACCCACCAAACCAACCCACTGTACTCCTGTGAATGCGGCCAGACCTTTGTCAACATGACGAAATTTCTTTACCACCGCCGAATGCACAGTAGCAAAGTACGAGAACCTGtgcaagcagaagaaaaaaaattagactgcACTTTAGCTGCTCCGACCGGGGGCTTTGTGTGTTCCACTTGCGGTAAAGTGTTTACTCTCATGTCTCAGCTAATACGCCATCAGCGTTTTGTGCATGCACTAGAAAGAAGGCACAAATGCCCAACTTGCAGCAAAACATTCAAGAAGCGTTCACATCTTCATAACCACATGCTGACTCATACAGGGGAACGCCCATTTTCATGCAATGTCTGCAGTAAATCATTCAATGCTCAGGCCAATCTGCTGCGACACAAGCTTACCCATACTGGAGAGAAGCCCCATAAATGCGACATGTGTGGCAAAGCGTTCAGTCAATCTTCAACGCTGCAGCAGCATCTGGTTGTGCATAGCCAGACCTACCCGTACAAGTGCACAGAGTGCGGGGTTAGCTTTCACCGTCCTTATCGCTTACTCATGCACCAATATCACCATACTGGGGAATACCCATACAAGTGCCAAGTTTGTGGCCTTTCTTTCCTGCTaaagaggttgctggaggttcatGAGCTTGGCCACCGCGGTGAAGAGCCTTTTAGGTGTACAGACTGCGGTGCCAATTACCCATCCTCTCAGCGCTTAAAAGATCATCGTTGTACACGGACTGGAGGTGGACCGGTAGGTAACTTAGAGTGCCCAGTTtgtggaaaaaaagtaaattctgatGCCCGTCTCAATGCACATGTTTCAAGTCAGCATACTGGCACTGGTTGCCCAGGCAAAAGTAAACAACCCCTGCCGCCACGGAACAAGACGAAAGTAGGCCCTAGAAACCTAGACTGCCCTGACTGTCATAAGACTTTCAGTACTGAAACCTCTTTGCAAGTGCACCGCCGAATTCATACTGGTGAGCGCCCCTACCCATGTCAAGTTTGTGGCAAAGCCTTCCGACAGTCCACGCACCTTAAAGACCATGTTCGCCttcacacgggggagaagcccTTCAAATGTGATGTTTGTGGAAAAGCTTTCACCATTGCTGTGCGTCTAGCTGAGCACAAGCGCATTCATACAGGTGAGCGACCCCACACCTGCCCAGAATGTGGCCGTGCATACCGTTCCTTCTCCAACCTGTGGAAGCACAGGAAACTGCACCGTGAACAGGCTATAATGACACAAGATCATGGAGCCCATGCCACAGACCTTTCCAGCACAGTGGCAATAGTAGAAACCGTGGAAACCATTCCCATTATAGAGACTGTGGAAATTTTCCCAGAAGGCAGCGCCATTAGTGTACAGGATATTCAATTTGAGACTTTGCAGGTGGAGAATATACACTTGGGAAACATCCAGATCGGTACCTTGTGA